The Pongo pygmaeus isolate AG05252 chromosome 20, NHGRI_mPonPyg2-v2.0_pri, whole genome shotgun sequence sequence TTGCCCTGAAGCTCACTGCTGGAGATGACATTGCCCCAGCCCAAGACTTTGCCATTGTAGATGACTTTACCTCTTGTGCCAGGGACAACTTCACCCCAGATATGAAAACCTCTGTCCCAGTGGTGCCTATGGAGTGCCTCTCCTAAGGCATGCATTAAGCATGGGATATTTATGCTTTTCTCCCTTGAATGTTAAAGGTTCTACTATGTTTCTGAGCTTGCTGTCTGCCTAACCTATGATTCTGGTATATTCCTTGCTCTTTGCCAAAATGTACACCCTACACTTCCATGTCTAACAGGAAATCTAGTAGAGGTTACTACTATCTATGCCATTCTAAAAATTAGTGGAAATTATTGCTTTCCTCAGGAGGCATCTGCCTCAAATCAGTCAACCCCTTCTCCCCCTAGAAAGAGTACCATTTACTCCCTGATGCCTTTTCCTACTCTCACCCTGCATCTCCTACTATGATCACTCTTTCCCCTTGATCACACACAAATGCCACTAACCTTTACATATACCCTACTATCATTTCATACCCTCCAACATTACAACTGCCAAACCTGTCACTTTGACCTCAACATGTTTCTAATGCACTTAATAACACTACCAAGATATTGTTAGTGACCCTAAAGATTTCAGAACTACTGTCTTGGATAATaccatataaataaatgaaaaaactccCAAAGCACCATTTGCTTAAATCCACCACCTGCCTTCATTCCTCACCAGGGATGGCTACATGTTATGACCAAGTCAACCGATGGGCTTACCACTTGTGCCCAGGAGCCAACCACCAGTGGCCAGTTCCCCACCCTGAGGCCTCCTTCCAATGATATTCTCATGGGTACAGTATACTCTGAATAATGGcacatttggttttttttgtgGCTCGAAATCACAGGCACAGCACCTTACGTATTTTTCCTTGCCAATCACCCTGTGTGTTTTCCCTAATAAAATCTGGTAAACAGTGGTTACACTGGGGATTGCCATGGTTCTTTGTCCACTGGGTACTTCCCTGTTTCCGTTAACCCAGACACAAGGCAAAATGGGCAGTGTTTATCCCTATCTTAATAGGACTTGCCATAGGCACAGGAGCCACCACTGCTGACCCCAATACAGCAGCCTTTGTCGAATAAGATGAAATCATAACTGCCAAGCAGCATCATTATGTGGCCCTTTCAGATCATATTCAAAGGCTGTACAAAATACTGTCCTTAATACAACAAGCCCATGAGTCTCTGGCTCAAATGGCAATAGATGACAGGCTGGCTCTTGACTATTAGCCAGAGAAGGAGAGTTTGTGCCACTCAGGATATCTCCTACTGTATGTACATTAATAACTCTGGACAGATACAGGCCAGCTATGAGGAATAGGTCAAAAGGTAAAGGTTTTTCATGACTTAGCCAAATATTCCAACAGATTCCCTTAAATCCAGGGGTGCCTGGCCTGTTCTCTTGGCTTTCTTCCTCAAAGTGGGATGCCATGTTACAAACTGGATACCAAACCCTCATCATATGCCTAATAGGACTCTTCTGAGCTGTTAGCTTTATTAAAGTTTACCTTCAGTGGCTAAGTCATGCTGTCCCAGGCACCTTTAACATCTCCACAACCCAGGTGGCAAGTGTTATCCATCCGATTAGTATTGTAATGATGTTGAGGCACCACAGGGCAAACTGTAATGTAAATTTTAAAGCACTGTATTTTCCTGCTGCCTCAGTATCCCCACAAACAGGCTGTGAGCCCCCAGCCAGCTATACCAGTGTGATTAGGCTGGCCCTGCCACAAGTTCTGTTGTGCTGTTTGTGTACTCCATCCTGGCTGCCAATAAAGGCACTTCCCCATAGGTCTTCGTTCTCTTGGCTCCCTAACAGCTCAGTTGAGCCAGCCCCCTTGATGCTGTCTGTGACCCCTTGGTTCCCTTGGTGTGCAATGACTCTGTCTCTAGGACCTGTAAGTATAATAAAACTTTGTTCTTTGACAAGCCTCTCCTGCATTTCCTCCTGTGCCTACACCTGACTGACAGTCCTATGAGCACACAATTTAAATAGTTCTAACAACACAGGAATCATGCAaaatattcaatccaaaggcagaAGTGGGGTCAggggagaaaataaagagaacagattaaacaaagaaaaaaaccaatagCAAAATGATAAATTGAAACCCAGCAATATAATCACACtaaattaaatgagctaattaaaaggcagagattttcaAAGTAGATAAAATGCAAGATCCAATAATGTTTCATACAAGaaaaccattttaaatataatgacaaaaattaattaaaaatcaaaggacatggccgggcgtggtggctcatgcctgtaattccagctctttgggaggccaaggcacatcacctgagatcaggagttcgagaccagcctgaccaacatggagaaaccctatctctactaagaatacaaaattagccaggtgtagtggtgggcgcccataatcccagctacgtgggaggctgaggcaggagaatcgcttgaacctgggaggtggaggttgtggtgagccgagattgtgccattgcactccagcctgggcaacaaaagcaaaactccatctcacaaaaaaaaaaaaaaaaaaaatcaaaggacacAGATACCCCATTGTAATAGTAAGCAAAAGAGCACTAGAGAGGCTGTATTAATATCACACAAAGTTAACTTCAGAACAGAGACTATTACCTAAATATTTATATACCTAATGAAAGAActtaaaaatgatagatatgcaaagagaaacagacaaatccataattacagtagttttttaaaaaaagaaaacaccattcTCTACATAAGTGACAGAACAAGTAGAAAATCAGGACTCAGAAGACATGAGCAACACTCTCAACCATATTGACTTActtaacatttatagaacacccAACAAGATCAGAATGCACATTATTTTCAGTAATAATGTGTAAACATTcttccaagatagaccacattccagatcataaaacaaacctcaataaATAGAAAAGGGTTCAAGTCATGCAAAGTATGTTCTCAGACCATAATCAAACTTcatagatcaaagaagaaatcaaaagggaaattaaaaattattagaactgatTGAAAATTATGTCAGAATTTATGGAATGCTACTAAACCAGTATCTGGagtgaaatttatagcattaaaggcctatattagaaaaagaatgaaaggtcTCAAATTAATGACCTCAGCTTTAGAAGGCTGAGAAATTCTGACCCAAGTGTAAAACATACAACtcttaaatttttagaaaaaaggaaaaaaaatattttgtgtatctgCTAAAATCATCCCATGACTTCACATAGCAATTAGAATTAAATCCAAATTTCATGGTACCCTATCTGTGCATATGGCCTGCTACTCCACTCCATCATTAATTTCTATTCTCCCTGTCAAGCCACACTACATTGAGCTGTATCCTCCAACAGACCAAGCTCTTGTCACCCGTGAGGTCTTGGATATGTGGTTCTCTCTTCGAGACTCCTGCATGCTTCCTGGGTCTGCGTATCACCTGACATACTGTAGGTTCATTTTACCATGTGTTTAATGTCCACCTTCCTACTCTTACAGAGAGTAACACAGCTCCATGGAGAAGAGCATGGCCAAGGTCACCCAATGGGTCATGAAAACACTAAATGATCTGAAATCCCAATCTATCATCTAGGCTCTTAGCCACTAGGCTCAAGATAGGTACAGACACAGCTACAGCAGAGGTGGTCACTGTGAGGGAGGATGGGGTCTTCAGCTCTTCCCAATGAGTAGAAAACTAAACTGCTGTCTCTATATATGATTGTGAATTCTACGTTTGAGAATTCACCTACTAAAATTTTGTTATAACTCCGAAATCAATACTTTGAGGTTTTTGCATTTTTGCAGTCATTTGCAGACATGTGCAGAGTGATGGAAAAAAATGATTCATCAAGCCTGCATGTCACCAGCTGAGGTCAAAGGTGATGCTTACTTTCTTGTTTCGGCATTCATAATGTCGTTTCATTTTCAGTCATTTAgtgcacaatggctcatgcctgtaatcccagcaatttgggaggctgaggtgggtggatcacttgaggtcaggagttcgagaccagcctggccaacgtggtgaaaccccgtgtctactaaaaatacaaaaattagccaggtgtggtcacgggcatctgtaatcccagctacttgggaggctgagacaggagaatcgcttgaacccgggagacagaggttgcagtgagccaagatcgcaccattgcactccagcctgggcaagaagagtgaaactctgtctcaaaaaaaaaaaaagaaaaaaaagattcattcagTCATGAGTTATACTGCTGTTGTCTTAGAGTTCAATGTTTACAAATCAACAACACAATACAACGAGAAATAGAAGGAGGAAATTCACCTGTCTGTACATGAGGCAGCtcttaaaagtataaaaaggaaTATCTATAATACATGATGAAGttatagaaaacatgaaaaaaggctAAATTTATGGGAGAATCAGATGATGatcaatagaaaagaatagagGACAGCATTATTGTGAGGCTTAAAGCCAAAGAAATTTATGGTCAcgatacctaagtaaggaaaatGCTAACCCTGCTCAGCTAGTACTGGCTACTCACACATTTCAAAAGGCACTACAACATAAAAGGTATTAAACTTGCAGGCAAATTCTTCTGAGAGCTGTGGAAGAATTTAAATAATATCCACTAAATGTTATACAGGAAAAGGGTTATGTGAAAAAGCAGGTTTCAACACTGATGAGAATGGcttgttttagaagaaaatgaatctATATAGCACAAATGGCCGCCAAAGTCCCTTACTTTAAATCATTCAAagatcctgcaaccttgctactGTGCATCAGTACCAATGGTGACTATAAGTGCAAACCACTAATGGTGTACAGAACCCCAAATCCATAGGAACTTAAAGAGAAAAACCTGAGCCATATGCCAGTCCACTGTAAGTGGAACAGAAAAGCATGGATGACTTCAGAAATATTCTTGGATTGGTTTTACAACTGCTTCATCCAAGAAGTTGAATGCTATCTCCAAGGCAAAAACTTTGCCTTCaaagtttaattaattttaaataatgctcCAGTTCATTGCCGTAAAGAACTTGAAAATTCCCACTGCAACTAGAcattctttttatggccacaAACACATCTGTCATACAACCCTTCAATCAGGGCATACTTAAAAGCTTTCAGGGTGCACAACATGAACGACCTTTATAGCAAGGCTTGTGAGGCTCTCAACACCAACAAAGAAACCATGATTTTGGACTACTGGAAGCCAGTCACTGTATGCAATGTTATTGAGGCATCAAAGTCAGTGATGATAAAGATGGTGACGAAGGTCAGCCTAAGATTCCAAGAATTGTCCTCACAGCAGCAAAAATATCAAACTGAAATCCTGCCTTGGAAACATTTTCAATTACACGGAAGAATGTGACCCTATGCTCGAATGTAGCCTCAAATTTAAGCCCCTaacctccactgcactcctttatgctgggacactgaggtggggccaggcacagtggctcacgcctgtaatcccaacactttggaggccaaggaaggaggatcacttgagtccaggagtttgagaccacctgagcaatatagtgagacccccatctctacaaaaaacaaattagctgggcattatggcacatacctgtgatcccagctactcaggaggctcaggtgggaggattgcttcagcccaggaggcaaggctgcagtcagccgtgatcactccactgcgctctagcctgggcaacagagtaagaccctgtctcaaaaaagataaaaacacttTAGGCAAAAAGCCAGACAAGGCTGATGCAATTTTTCATGCCAGTTCAGGAGGGAAAACTGCTGATGCTGTCAACAAGTGGCGAAAGTCAAACTCCTGAAGTAAAACTGCCAGATGTTGATATGGCACCTTCAGAAATGCCTTCCTTTTCTGCAGAGTAAGTTGCATCAACCTCTTCCCTAGTTTTTTGGGGGTAAGTCAAAGTCAAGCAGTTTAACCATACAGTGTGCTGTCCCATCACACATCTTGCAGCTCCATCAAAAGtacaattttaatctttttttaatctttaatgttTTTCCCCCAGGACTATCTTTATTGGCATGACTGTACTGTATAGTATAGGCATTCACAGTACCATTTACTGTATGAGTACTGTGCAGTTTACTGTTTATTGTACATGAATACTGTATATGTGTACTATGTGTACATAAGAGTTAAAGCAGTACAATAATATACTGAGTACATTACACAAACAtgctataattaaaatatttttattataaagaataattataattattcaaGAAACACTGATAAGGtatctttaaacaaacaaacaaatacccaTAGAAGAAGGTTATATGTTGACTGGTTGATAAAAATGTTTGGATCAGAGGCTCACAGAAgctaaccctgtatttcccctagCAACAATCATTCAGCATTCACTAATTCAGTGTGCACAGAAAATTCACAGAACCTAACTACCACGAGTAACAGTTCActgcatatatataaatgtacatgtgtacatgtgcacatgtgttaAGTATTTCATGACTCAAGCCTTTATATTTCTCACAAAGACACAGTCCCTCAAGGGTAGAGACGACAGTTTTGGAACAATGAATACTTCTAATAAATGTTGGCAGAGCTGCCCTCAATGGTCCAACTTTCCTGGCTCTGGActtagagatatatatatgtaaaacacacaAAGGGGATGAGACTTTTTCAATGTCTTATTCCCTGCTCCATCCCCCAACCTGCCAAATGACAAACTGTCATAAACAGGGAAACTGAAAACAAGTTATgcacatctttttcttttatcttctagaTTGTTTCCTCCatctgtcattattttaaaatatgcttgagATGGATTTATAGTATTAATAAGAGGAAAGTTGTTCCTGACATTTTACCTAAATGCATGTTAACCACCAGGTCTCTCCCCTCGATTATTCTCAGGTACAGTGTAAAGCTCTAAACTGGGTCAATCTTTAATATAATTCTTTGGATGACAACTGATTATCTGCCATAAAAAGATTTCACAGGGACAATTATGTTTCTAGTTAGTATAAATTATCAGATACTAAGACATCTCTCTGGCCAAAATATTTCCCTCAATAGTTATATTCAAAAGGAAAGGTATGTCACCACTATGAGTTCACTAAAGACAAACACACTTGTAAAAGGCCTTCCTGTATCTTTTAAACGCTGGTATGAATCTTTCGATGGTGAGTGAACGATGAACTGTGGCTGAAGGtctttccacattcattgcattcaaagggtttctctccagtgtgagttctcAAGTGCTGAGTTAAAGCAAAGTTGTCACAGAAGGCTTTCTCACATTCTTTGCATTCAaagggtttttctccagtgtggaTCCTATTATGCCGAACAAAATTTGCAGGTTGGGTAAAAGCCTTTCCACATTCTCTACAAAcatagggcttctctccagtgtgaatccTCATGTGTCGAGTGAAGGAAGAGCTATAGTAAAAGGCTTTTGCACATTCTTTGCACTCCAAGGGTTTTTGTCCACTGTGGGTCCTATTATGTCGAATAAAAACAGAGTGGTGTGTAAAGGCCTTTCCACATTCACTGCACTCATAAGGCTTCTCACCAGTGTGAATCCTCATGTGTTGAATTAAGGAAGAGCTGTCACAaaaggccttcccacattctTTGCACTCAaagggcttctctccagtatggGTCCTCTTATGTCGGATGAAAGTGGAGCGATGAGTAAAGGCCTTTCCACATTCACCGcactcatagggtttctctccagtgtgaatccTCATGTGCTGAGTGAAGGATGAGTTGAGGcaaaaggcttttccacattgtTTACATAAAAATGGCTTTTCTCCCGTGTGGGTCATATTGTGCTGGATAAATGTGGAGCGGTGTGTGAAGGCCTTTCCACATTCACCGCACTCATAGAGTTTCTTTCCAGTATGAATCCTCATGTGTTGAGCAAATGAAGAGCTGTAGTAaaaagctttcccacattctttGCATAAAAAGGGTTTTTCTCGAGTGTGAGTCATATTATGCTGGATAAAAGAAGAGCGGTGGGTGaatgctttgccacattctttgcACTCATAGGGCTTATCTCCGGTGTGAATACGCTGGTGCTCCGTGAGGTGAAACCTGCGtttgaaggctttcccacactcaATACACTTATATGGTTTTTCCCCAGTATGAAGCCGCATATGTCGAATGACATCAGCCATATAACGACAGGCTTTCCCACACTCATTGCACTCATAGGGCTTCACTCCAGCATGAATCTGTTGATGTCGAACAAGGGCCCACTTCTTGCTAAACCCTTTCCCACATTCCGTGCATGTGTAAGGGTTATTCCTTGCATCAGTCATGGGGTCTTTTCCTGGTCCTTGAGAGTCACATTCATGGAGAGCATCTTGTGGAGTGACTCGTTCCTGTAAAACCCTTAAGCCCAGACTATCATCTGGCTCCAAATCATCATGTTTATAGCTCAACTTCCCAGGGCATATCTCTTTGTGGGGGTttattcctggcctcaagtcccCTTCCTGAATTTCTATTAGCTTTTCCTCATCTCTAGCTTGCCCCAACCTGTAATCTCTTGAGGATCTCTGTGCCAGAAGTTCCTTAAAAGAGGATTCCTCAGAGAAGGCCAGCTGAGAAGCAGTAGGCTCTGTAGTCTTGGGTTTTGCTTTTTCACCTGAAGGAAATCCAATATAAAAAACACTGAACATTAGTGATGTCAACAGAACAAACAAAATCACCACTGTCGCAGAAGAATGAAGGTTAAAACAGTGTCTTTGATGCCTACTGCATTTTTACATCTCTCAAAACCAGGCTTGCAATTTCTTTCCTAATTCTTGGACTCTTGAGATCTTTAAAAGGAAAcccagaaggaaaaggaagggcaGGGGACAGAGAATCTGGAATGGAGACTGCTCCTCACTCTCCCAAATGAGGGAGAGTGGGCAGACTAATAATTACAATGTGTGTGATGAATGTGCTCTGACAGAGGCAGTCTCAAGGCACTATGACAATGTAGGGAAGGTACACTTAACATGGCCCagatgagagacagagagggatcCGAGGATGTCTTGGATCACAGCACCAAGAAAAGGTGAGCTACGTGGGCTTTCTTTAAAAGGGAGAGTAAGAGTTCCCAGACAGAGGAATTAGGAGAGAAACTTCAGCAGATGAAAACAGAATGTACAAGGGTTGAAAGTCTTGAGAGAATGCTGATTGCTGAGTAATGTAAATGGGATGAGATGATGGAGATGAGGATGGAAAGgcaggcagagacagagaagaaacaGAGTCTCAGGATTCTCGCCTGTGTAAAAGTGAGGAGGGTGAGAAGCAGCTAGATGAACACAATGAGTCCACAATGTCTGAATAAAGACTAAGTGAACATACACAAAACAGGTAAGATCtacatgaagaaaattataaaaacacacTAAAGAAGATCTATATGAAAAGAGATTAATCAATATAAAGTTGTCAGTTCTCCCTAAATTCACTTCTAAATTCAATACAACATCAGATAAAATCTCAACagggtttttcatagatattgACAAGCTGATTGTGGATAGAGACCAGTCAGCTGATATAGAGACCAGGATAACTCTGAAGAATAAAGCAGGGACCTTACCCTATGAGGAATTAGTATTATGATGAAACTATATACATTCAGGCAGTGTGATCAGGCATAGATATAAGACAAACGGTGAAAGcgaaaaatgaaatagagaactcagaaatgtaTATACGTAACTTTGATATATGATAGAAGCAGCAGAGAAGGCCATTGCGAAAAGGAGGAACCATTCAATAAATGGATctagaaaaattatttgccacatgaagaaaaatgaaataatattcctACCTCATACCACATACAGAATTACCTCCAGAGTGATTAAGATTCAACTGTCAGAAGCTAAATATTAAACAcatttcatatataataaaaatgagtatCTTTTGAGAAAGATTTCCAGAACAAGATATAAAAGcattaattataaatgaaaagaatagTCAATTTGactaaatataataaacaaaaaagcaaacaatcagATAGCAAACTATAGACCTAAGAAAATGAGACAAAGAGGGGCTTCACAAGACGAAGAGAAGACCAT is a genomic window containing:
- the ZNF599 gene encoding zinc finger protein 599, which encodes MAAPALALVSFEDVVVTFTGEEWGHLDLAQRTLYQEVMLETCRLLVSLGHPVPKPELIYLLEHGQELWTVKRGLSQSTCAGEKAKPKTTEPTASQLAFSEESSFKELLAQRSSRDYRLGQARDEEKLIEIQEGDLRPGINPHKEICPGKLSYKHDDLEPDDSLGLRVLQERVTPQDALHECDSQGPGKDPMTDARNNPYTCTECGKGFSKKWALVRHQQIHAGVKPYECNECGKACRYMADVIRHMRLHTGEKPYKCIECGKAFKRRFHLTEHQRIHTGDKPYECKECGKAFTHRSSFIQHNMTHTREKPFLCKECGKAFYYSSSFAQHMRIHTGKKLYECGECGKAFTHRSTFIQHNMTHTGEKPFLCKQCGKAFCLNSSFTQHMRIHTGEKPYECGECGKAFTHRSTFIRHKRTHTGEKPFECKECGKAFCDSSSLIQHMRIHTGEKPYECSECGKAFTHHSVFIRHNRTHSGQKPLECKECAKAFYYSSSFTRHMRIHTGEKPYVCRECGKAFTQPANFVRHNRIHTGEKPFECKECEKAFCDNFALTQHLRTHTGEKPFECNECGKTFSHSSSFTHHRKIHTSV